From a region of the Cenarchaeum symbiont of Oopsacas minuta genome:
- a CDS encoding Transposase encodes MIARLHAMCLMQIRGLDMTETAASMFRTYQFVYKWHDRYQKYGLKGLEEGSRCGRPPLVCSHTMIQMEKTFTETGTMILPKQVREYIKNKTGITYHITHVYRIMRGWKLKAKVPQKIHASTASYDECYTWYRSITQIITHEMSKRTKIFVQDESIVNSDGKMIKKYWCNEDERPIYRWKGDHRKFIAYGMISISGERFFRSYDKFDGPTFLRYVKDAVAKYGRIMIIADRASQHRTKDLERYVQENQDKIRIEYLPKASPQHNIMETIWFVAKQAMDHSEYYPQLEDKRSNFMKYLRTKKLPNNVTDYFKPKMEDFLTNL; translated from the coding sequence ATGATAGCACGATTGCATGCCATGTGTCTGATGCAGATACGTGGTTTGGACATGACAGAGACGGCAGCTTCTATGTTCCGAACGTACCAGTTTGTATACAAATGGCACGATCGATATCAAAAATACGGACTCAAAGGCCTGGAGGAAGGGTCCAGATGTGGTCGTCCACCTTTGGTGTGCTCACACACCATGATACAGATGGAAAAAACATTTACAGAAACAGGAACCATGATACTTCCAAAGCAGGTACGCGAATATATTAAAAATAAAACTGGAATTACATACCATATTACACATGTTTACAGAATTATGCGTGGATGGAAACTAAAAGCAAAAGTTCCACAAAAAATACACGCCAGCACTGCATCATACGATGAATGCTATACATGGTATAGGAGCATAACGCAGATAATTACGCACGAAATGTCAAAGAGGACAAAAATTTTCGTCCAGGATGAGAGCATAGTCAACAGCGATGGAAAGATGATCAAAAAATACTGGTGCAACGAAGATGAGCGCCCCATCTATAGATGGAAGGGTGATCATCGAAAATTCATAGCATACGGAATGATCTCAATTTCTGGTGAGCGATTTTTTAGATCGTATGATAAATTTGATGGTCCAACATTTCTACGATACGTAAAAGATGCAGTTGCAAAATACGGTCGCATAATGATAATTGCTGACAGAGCCAGTCAACACAGAACAAAAGATCTTGAAAGGTATGTGCAGGAAAACCAAGACAAAATTCGAATCGAATATCTTCCAAAAGCATCACCACAACACAACATCATGGAGACAATCTGGTTTGTTGCCAAGCAGGCTATGGATCATTCAGAGTACTATCCACAACTAGAGGATAAGAGAAGTAATTTCATGAAATATCTGAGAACAAAGAAACTGCCTAATAACGTTACAGATTATTTTAAACCAAAGATGGAGGATTTTTTAACGAACTTATGA
- a CDS encoding Transposase, which yields MCDSDKRMILKLEKKNTELKAEIEKFKAESEQSKAELHDYKKGRLSNDTVFDQIIDDDQNLYATTGLERNEFEWILVRFENAVKNSPNAPRFSEYANESGNTCILSVRRVLFIALSRKRNNEKQEIFAAYAHIDQSTVSRYLALADVLLMKILPTAENIAATIRKERTIEAFKEFVPGKSAGELYLDATFVQVQRPQVDQKKAYSGKRKRHVYNIQITSNKDGLVLDVGHPEEGSAHDMEVLRRNPPNFGKWTKNMRDPNTKQEHRIILYTDKGYLGVEKDYPGIISKQPYKKPKGYEMTETDQKYNQRISRKRIRVEHAINRLKWFRRMSAVYDDSKEEFYKEIQVVTGLTNLHILFNDRKYVKPMERVCSQIK from the coding sequence ATGTGTGATTCAGACAAGCGTATGATTCTCAAACTAGAAAAGAAAAATACCGAATTGAAAGCAGAAATTGAGAAATTTAAAGCAGAAAGTGAGCAATCTAAAGCAGAATTGCATGATTACAAGAAAGGCAGATTGTCCAATGACACTGTGTTTGATCAGATAATTGATGATGACCAAAACCTTTACGCCACTACGGGATTAGAACGTAACGAGTTTGAATGGATCCTTGTACGATTTGAAAATGCTGTTAAAAATTCACCAAATGCACCACGTTTCTCCGAATATGCCAACGAGTCAGGAAACACATGCATTCTCTCTGTAAGACGAGTCTTGTTTATTGCATTGTCTCGCAAACGCAACAACGAAAAGCAAGAAATATTTGCAGCATATGCCCACATTGATCAGAGTACAGTCAGCAGATATCTAGCATTAGCAGATGTGCTGTTGATGAAGATCCTTCCAACTGCCGAAAACATTGCAGCTACAATACGGAAAGAACGCACCATCGAAGCGTTTAAAGAATTTGTTCCAGGCAAGAGTGCAGGTGAGCTATATCTTGATGCCACGTTTGTACAGGTTCAAAGACCACAGGTAGATCAAAAAAAGGCATACTCTGGAAAACGCAAGCGACATGTGTACAATATCCAGATAACCTCAAACAAAGATGGACTAGTACTTGATGTAGGCCATCCTGAAGAAGGTTCTGCACACGACATGGAAGTACTACGACGCAATCCACCAAATTTTGGCAAATGGACAAAGAACATGAGAGATCCTAATACAAAACAAGAACATCGTATCATACTGTATACAGATAAAGGATATCTTGGTGTAGAGAAAGATTATCCTGGAATAATTTCAAAGCAACCATACAAAAAACCCAAAGGTTACGAGATGACAGAGACAGATCAGAAATACAATCAAAGAATTAGTCGTAAACGTATTAGAGTAGAGCATGCGATAAACCGACTAAAATGGTTCCGCAGGATGAGTGCTGTATATGATGATAGCAAGGAAGAGTTTTACAAAGAGATCCAAGTTGTCACTGGGCTGACAAATCTGCACATCCTGTTCAATGACCGCAAGTATGTCAAACCTATGGAACGAGTCTGTTCTCAAATAAAGTAG
- a CDS encoding Transposase, with product MCKKIPQGSGYMILDAAYLSHTICTLIEDGGRIPVIMPKKNIRVKGFDAMGRMLRWYRDDLQGFLKIYRKRSNVESTFSSMKRRLSGTLSARKLDTQTVELGFFVLCHNLHVLATN from the coding sequence ATGTGTAAAAAAATACCACAAGGTTCAGGTTACATGATACTTGATGCAGCGTATCTTTCACATACTATATGCACACTCATCGAAGATGGTGGACGTATTCCTGTAATAATGCCAAAAAAAAATATTCGTGTAAAAGGATTTGATGCAATGGGCAGGATGCTCCGATGGTATCGTGATGATTTGCAAGGATTCTTGAAAATATATCGCAAACGTAGTAATGTAGAATCTACGTTTTCATCTATGAAAAGAAGACTATCTGGTACCTTGAGTGCACGCAAGCTTGATACACAGACAGTTGAATTGGGCTTTTTCGTCTTGTGTCATAATCTTCACGTATTGGCAACGAACTAA
- a CDS encoding Cysteine sulfinate desulfinase/cysteine desulfurase: MKKSIYLDYNSTSPVNEDILKKMLPIFTEIYGNPSNENHAHGEQARTIISEARKQVAKLVNMSPLDVIFTSGATEANNLALQGMTSPSDIPLILVGATEHKSILEVADALHNNKTAIVKKIPVASDGIIDPSVLHEMLKGVKGRILVSIMAANSETGTLQYIGEIPDIVHSYGGLVHCDATQSVCHKKFDNELYGLDMISLSSHKIYGPKGAGSLIATREVRKMLHPILYGGGQEDNLRSGTLNVPSIVGFGMACEMAYNEIVLSEMLGDGITYQKKLRDYLEKRLLSLLPDTRINGSTSSRIPNTTNIHFAGADADAVMSNMPNLSVSSGSACTSSTMEPSHVLTAMGMTFEEANQSIRFSLGRSTTKEEIDQAIDMVVNAVEFVRDMEGYIEKAEIRGIKHAN; encoded by the coding sequence ATGAAAAAATCCATCTACTTAGACTACAATTCAACATCTCCGGTAAACGAGGATATTCTAAAGAAAATGCTCCCTATATTCACAGAAATATATGGAAACCCATCAAACGAAAACCATGCCCATGGTGAGCAGGCGCGCACCATAATATCCGAGGCTAGAAAGCAGGTGGCTAAACTTGTAAACATGTCTCCACTAGATGTGATATTCACATCTGGGGCAACTGAAGCAAATAATCTTGCCTTGCAGGGTATGACATCTCCCTCAGATATTCCACTAATTCTAGTTGGTGCAACAGAGCACAAATCTATTTTGGAGGTGGCAGATGCATTACACAATAATAAAACTGCCATCGTAAAAAAAATTCCAGTTGCATCTGATGGGATAATAGATCCTTCAGTATTACATGAAATGTTAAAGGGTGTAAAGGGTAGAATTCTAGTATCCATCATGGCAGCAAATAGCGAGACAGGGACATTACAATACATAGGCGAGATTCCAGATATCGTACACAGTTATGGCGGATTGGTCCACTGCGATGCGACACAATCAGTATGCCATAAGAAATTTGACAATGAACTTTACGGATTGGATATGATATCATTAAGTAGTCATAAAATATACGGACCAAAAGGTGCAGGATCTCTGATAGCAACAAGAGAGGTACGAAAGATGTTACATCCCATATTGTACGGTGGTGGACAAGAAGATAATCTTAGAAGTGGAACACTAAACGTTCCAAGTATTGTAGGATTTGGCATGGCATGTGAAATGGCATATAATGAGATAGTTTTGAGTGAGATGTTAGGGGACGGCATAACATATCAGAAAAAACTTCGAGACTATCTAGAGAAAAGATTACTCTCACTGTTGCCAGATACGCGCATAAATGGATCAACTTCTAGTCGTATTCCAAATACTACAAATATTCATTTTGCAGGAGCTGATGCAGATGCTGTAATGTCAAATATGCCAAATCTTTCTGTATCATCAGGTAGTGCATGTACATCATCCACCATGGAACCATCCCATGTATTGACCGCAATGGGTATGACTTTTGAGGAAGCAAACCAATCCATACGATTCTCACTAGGACGATCAACTACAAAAGAAGAGATAGATCAGGCAATAGACATGGTAGTAAATGCAGTAGAATTTGTCCGAGATATGGAAGGATACATAGAGAAAGCAGAGATTAGAGGAATAAAACATGCGAATTGA